DNA from Larimichthys crocea isolate SSNF chromosome XIII, L_crocea_2.0, whole genome shotgun sequence:
AGCGGCACGTCGCCGCCGCTTAcccaaacacatgcaaaaatCCAGAACACGTCTCTGTGTCTTGAGATGCACAAACATCCTTCCCTTCCTCTTGCCCCTGCATGCACAGATATTTGGCAtgcaaagaaatacaaagatgCATAAAGCTAAAAGCAgggtaaacacacatttatgcacacTTGTCAAGGTAAATTCTACCTTTGTGAAAATAGATGAAAGAATGACAAAAGAGCAGACTGTGGTAACCCCAAGGCTCTGCAGTATGGAGGGTGTAGTGGAAATGGTAACACAGTGCAGTTTTTGCCGAGACATGACACAGGTCAGTTTATGTGTAAGCATGTTACATGTTGAAGGCTGCAACTGTTAGGATGTCGGATTTGACTGTGATGTCCTGATATGTTCAGTTTTTGGAAGCAAAGTCACCCTAGAGACATGACTTTTGACTTAATTTATTGTGAGGATTGATggttttttccttcctcagtGGTGCggtgaaaagaggaaaaaggataGAAAGTGAAAACTCTAGCCCCGAGCTCTGGTAGGAGCCacaagagagaaaggagaggagggaggaagagagagcagTGGCAGCGTTTAGCCTGTATAATATACTGCTCCTCAGTCAAAGAGGCTTTAATCTGGTTGAAACCTGATCCCTTCAATCTTCTGTCCTCCCTCTTGCACTTTCCTTCACCCCCTCTCTGTCAAACAAATgcgtgaaataaaaaaaacccagtgaCAAGCTCAGGTTGTAGGTTTGGTTTATTGTTATTGCATTACTGTCCTCAGCTTCCCTGCAGGAGCTGTACTTCCAAATAAGTCAAATTTAAATTGGGAACAACCGGGTGGATTTCTCTCTACTCACCCTGATATATTCCAACATTTAAAAGCCTGATGTGAGCTGTCATCCAGATGTTGTCAAAGCTGgattacagaaataaaaatatataaatgtagaaATTGAAAGATGTGAATAGCATCAACCCAGATTTTGGTATCTGATCGTCTTCGCTGCTTGTGGTCAGTTGATTTATGCCTGTCTGCCTTTTATGCAGTGACATGCTGTGAACAGTCCCATATTAGCATATCATGTTTATACTTCAGAGATCGTATGATGCTTGTCAAAGGAATTGAggacacatgcacatatgtgcacacagacTTAACGCAGAAACAAAACCATTAGGCATTCAGGAGCAGCACACCCGCACAGCTGTATATAAAACAGTTCATGAGCCTCACTGGATTTAATTTGGCGCACCACCCTGTAGGGTTACACCAGCTTTAATCTGCTGCAAATGCACGCTGACTGTAGAGGAGTCTCCCGCCTGCTACAAGCTAGCTGTAGTTTGCCTCTGAGGACATGAAGGAGTCAAGGACATGCTGTTTCTCCACAATACTTTGGTTTTGCTTTCGTGTCTACTCTCATCTCTCTTCCCTCCACCCATACATGTTaatcctttcctccctctccgCTCCGTGCTTTTGTTCTCATGCTGGTACTTGCAGCACATCCATGTGCTGACAATGTGAAGAGCACTTTGTCTTTCAGAACTCGGGCAGGCAAGAATAAAAGGAGCCCTGTAGCAAGTTTAATTCATGCTTGGTGTTCACATGAAATTAGGCGATAAATCAAAAACAAGGGAGTTTAATGCATAAGACTGAAACTTGCTTTATTAATGCaatttctttcttgtcttttgttCATTCTTCACAACTTTTACAATGCCTATTCTTCTTACAAATGTTAACTCTCTATCTACTGTCATGTGCCGCATCTTTTACATACTTCAAACGTgctccctctccccttctccctcAGCGTCTTACACAACTATTTCACAGTCCTCCAGCCTGCAGGGACTCAAGTATCTacatcaaatattaatttaGCTGACTTCAGTGCAGATGACTCTTCCCTCTCGCTACCTTCCAAAGTGCCAGTCTACCCATTACAAGGGGATGTTTCTCTCTAAAAGCTCAAGTTGATGgtgttttgatgtttgaaaGAAAGAGCACTATACCTGTGCAATCTTTTAAGTGCTGGGTGCTGGCAGGTAACAGCACTCAGGGCTCAGGAGAGTGTACCTTGTGTAAATGCTGCACTAAAGCAAAACTAAAATTGGAAATTTGGCCTGATTCTGTTGAATCTCACTGTATCGTTCACCCACGTCCTGGCAGCTGACTTAGATTAAGACAATTATAGTTTAAGTGATACAAGAATGAAATTCAATCCTAAAGAGAGATGCATTGTCTTCAAGCCAAAGGACGAACATATGTGCTtgtatacagacacacatacacacacacacacaaatcagtcACGCTATCTGTTAAGCTGAACAGTTGAAAGCGTCCTCTCCCGCCCCTCGCCCCTCCCCTCGACAGCTGCCACACATCTCGAGCTGCTCACTCGTGGATGGGTGCCACGGTGCACCAGCCTGGCACCGCCAACTGTCTATTTTCAGCAATTAGGATTTGGACTGTGCCACCCATGCACACGCCAGCCAGACCTCCCCAGTCTGTGCCCGCTCACTGCCAGCTCTGCTTGGTGCCCACCTTGGCAGGGAACCACTAAAGAACACCAGGCCGGCCACAGAGGCTGGCCATGAAGGCAGTGACCAGCGGTTTACAGATACAGCTGGTAGTTACAGGCCTCCACTCCTGGATGACTACACAAGCCAAGAGGAAAAGGCATTAAACGTGATCAGTTTCAGTTAGTTACttgttttgtataaaaaaaaatgcacctgTGACCACATCCTACACGTACATTTTAACCATTGTGGTGTAAAAACTATTTGGATGTTATGTTGTTAACAGAGACTGTTATTCAAAGTAAAACATGCTGTAACACCAAGCATCTTTTTCATTTAACTGTCTCTAGTTTCTGTAGGTAAAGTAGACACTTCCTTCGTTTCATTCCAAcagttaatgtttcatttttgccTCAtttaagacagagaaaaaaaaccttttgtgcTCCTGGCTGAGTGTGCATATTGTTGTTGAATCATTGTTAAAATGGTGAAGGCCAACTGTCTGTTTTGTTGCCCATCAAGATCCCTCCCTCATGCAGAGCATCATAGCCCATCTGTGGATTTTCCTAaaggctgtttcctcttttttttatgtcacagttttttttgccattctAATTGTCTCTCCTGTTAATGACTCATGCAATCCCATATAATCGTATGCCAGCCGGTGACATTTTTCATAACTCCTGTAAatctctcccttttcctcccctctgtctTCATTTCTCCTCATTTTTTCTTCCAGATAAGTTTTGGTATTGTCGTCTGTCTCCGAACCATAAAGTCCTGCACTATGGAGATTTGGAAGAGAGCCCTCAGGGTGAAGTGCCCCACGACTCTTTGCAGGACAAACGTGAGTGTTAAGTAAAATTATTGCCAGTCTTTACCCAGTATTGTCACACAGTAGTATATAGTATGTATGGGCAGTGACAAGCAACTGTCATTGACACTGACTGTTCTCTTTAGTTAGTGCTAGCACCAGTTTTACTTACAGTGCACTCACAGTGACAGATCTAGGGAgaattttaacttttaatcaCTTCAATAAACTTAGCCAACCATCTGGGATGACACAGTTGTCACAGGGATGCTGTTGTTGACTTCACGTCTGTCCTTTCTGCAGTGCCTGTGGCTGATATCAAAGCTGTTATCACCGGCAAAGACTGTCCTCACATGAAGGAGAAGGGAGCCCTGAAGCaaaacaaggtgtgtgtgtgtgtgtgtgtctgtgtgtgtgtctgtgtgtctgtgcttttgtgtgcacacgtgtgtgtacatgtgcatacATGTGGGTTGGTGTCTAACCGGGCGAGAGAATGTGTTTCCGTATGTATGAGCATTGCATAACATGATGTCAGTTACATAAATTTGCTTTGGGAAATAACACAATAACTTGCGTCTGAGTGCTCAGCACAGAGAGACGTATCCATCAGCCGCCTTGtctagaaaataaatcacagagtaGCCGTTTAAGCTGCAGACACAAATCACACAAGAGCCACCAAAAACATGCTGAcatcttttctttgctgtttaaaTTTGAAAGTAACACATTGGTGTGCCCACTGCGGTGCCTTAACCAGGATGAAAGAGCCATCTCGTCTGCGTCTGTGTACACATCAGCCCGTTCTCTCCTGCACTTTGCCTTCCGCAAACCATCACCCCTCACACCACCACCGCCACACCCACCTACCCACGGGACTCTGATATATTGGATCATGGATAAATAGCCTTGAAGACAAAGGAGCATGCCTCCTCCCCGCTTTGTCTCCTTTATTACCTTGTCGATGAGCGCAGGTCTAGGAGAATGACCTGAGGGGGGTCTCTGGGCCGTCGAGCAGGCCTTTTCCCAGCCTTGTGAATGAGAACATGAGCACATTTCATTACTCACTGTTACAAGGCCAGCCAAAGTCACCTCTACGGGCTTTAGAGCAGAGCTGACATGTGGACCATTTGTGTGCCACTGCCACAGTGGTGGGACTGCGAGGAGGCAAGCAGTGTTTCCAAAATCCTTCCAAATTTATTCATCCTAAGTATTTTTTGATAAATGCTTCcatacacatacagtgtgtCTCCCATAAGCATGCACTCAAAGCCATATTTGCCTTGTTTTAAACTCTTGCAATGCCTTAAGACATTCATGTTATTTAGAAAACAAGTGTACTGACCTGGAAGTGCCGTTTGCCTTTCATCTGTGCTGCATTTTGCATCTCATTGCTGTAGTACAGCTTTCTGTTTTATGTACATGCAGGAACATGACTGGGGGATATTTGATAAGTGTGTGTTTACGAACATCCATGCAGTTTGTGATGGGTCtgttttgtgtgaaaaatgCAGATTTGTGCAGCTGTATTAAAATAATGGTGTGGTGGTGAAAGGAAGATTAAATGAAGCATTATTTAATTGAAGTCTCGGTGATGGCGGACAAAGTACTGCAAGAAAGGGAAGCTGCAATTTaattaacaatttaaaaaacagcaacTAAAAGGGAGCCCTGATAAATTAACACAATAATGGGCAACACCAAATAATGAGCAGagttgtgtctttgtttgaacTTTAACTTCTAACAAAGCTGTTAATGCACttacacatttacaacatgCTCAGTGTCAGGATCACGGAGTCCTCTGTAcaaccttttgttttgtgtctttttaaggtTTTTCCATCTCTTCATCTTGATATGTGGTTTTAAAAACTCTCacagtattagtattagtaataGATGTACAATTAAGGTTTCCTAAATTGAATTTTAGCTGTATTGAGTCTTTGTACAGCATTATATCATCCTTTCTCTTCCAAGCCTCCTGGTCTGAGACAAAGCCCACCACTGAACTGCATCATTTAAGCTCTCCCTCTGTGTAATTACCTGCTGCCTTAGTAAATTTGACTCTAATTTCACACAAATTGCAAGCAAGCGTTTAATGAATTACTTTCATGTATCTGGCTCTCAGTTGCCCTGTTCTGTCCTCACAATGCATTCAATTAAtttcctacagtagcccaaagTGGATATTGAGGTGAAATTGTACCATCATTTTTCAGTATCTGTGGTCATCCCAGGTATTTCTTTTAAGTTCCACCTCGCTGTTACGCGATGAGTTGATATGCAGCTGATGTAACAGAccgtgaggaggagaggagaggaagatttGACTGGTATGACAGCATTGTGGTGTAAATCTcacctttctcctttttttttttcttgcacccTTTTCCTTGTTCTTCTTTTACCTCTCCATCCCACCGCCTccactctgtcactgtctgaatctcctgctctgtctttgcaccattttctcctcctcaccgTTCCCTCTCTGCTAttcactctgtcctctctgcaggaGGTGTTAGAGCTGGCCTTCTCTGTCCTCTATGAGTCGGACGagtatttaaactttattgCTCCTGACAAGCATGAGGTAAGCCAACAGTGATTGTTGACTGTGTCAGACCGAATGGATATGTGTGATCATGAAGAATGAAGAGAGACGTTTTGTGTATGCAAGTGGAGAGGTCGGATACATACTTCATCACTACAGCATATTTAAGTGGTTCATTTGACAGAAACACATtggaataaatgtgtgtatagTGTTTTTACAACCTATCTCTGGTACAAATGATCAATAAATCAAGATTAGATTAACTGCATAATAAACTATAAAAGAAAACTATAGTACCCCTAAGCAGAGCTATAGACTTAAAACTTGAACTCATGCCAGACTAAAGTGAGACCTGACTTTGATTTGGCTGCTTTGAAGGTTAAAAGTGTCTGTTCTCTCACCACAACATATTGTGGTTTAACAACACATGTTGACAACATTTCTAATCATGCATCATGTTACCCTCATGCACATGCCTTAtacaaactgaaacacaaaaaaaaccttttagtggtcaaaaaactccacagggtaccttAATCTTATTTAGAACCTgaaatcaacaataaaacaatcaaataaattataagACAGCTGTAGCAAGTCTTTATATAGCTACACCCTCTGGATATATATTATTGCAATCTCAGTGGCTTTGTTAGGAGTTGGTCTCAGTCACTTTTAAAGGATTAACAGGCTTAaaaggaaaatatgaaaatgctgctttattttaatGGCTTTTAAAAGCAATCAGAGACATTCAGAAGTTTGCATGATGAGTTGGGTGGTGGATAAAATCACTTATCATGGTGTATGTAactttattaataatgataTAGTACATTTTGTTCCATTAAAcacttttcattgtcacaaCATTGTCCATAATGACCTAATGCACGATTGcagtttagcttagcatggTATAGATGGTTATTATATTTTCTTGACAGTGTATTTGTCATGATATTATCCGATGCTATTTGCAtatgactttttaaaacagCTCTGCTTATAACTATAATATCTGGCAACAAATAAAGGTgttcttgtttgcttttttgcttttttttttcttgtgtaaaAGTACACATTGGAGACAGATGTCTAATACTTTATGACTTCCTCTAAGGATAAATCTCATTATCTTGTGTTGAAtccaaaaaacttttttgtacatatttttttaaacttagaAGTTTGTATTTAGGACAAGAGAGAAGAAGGTGTCCCTGCTCTTTTTCTCCTGAGTCAGAGTGTACACAAATCTTCCTCCCTTGGTGGTTGGCTTCTTTTATGCCTGCATGTCTCTGTAGCAGGTGGAGTCAACAGCTTGCTTTGAGTTTGAAATATGTCATGCTTAATTATAGTAGGTTTTGGAAGTTTTTAGTTTGTGGTTTTAGCTTCAGTTTCTTCCTGCCCATTccgatttattttaattttgaatCTACCTCTATCTATATCTCTGCAGTACTGCGTCTGGACAGATGGTCTCAACGCCCTCCTCGGTAAGGAGATGACCAGTGATTACACCAAATCTGACATGGACACCCTCCTCTCCATGGAGATGAAGCTCCGTCTCTTGGATCTAGAGAACATCCAGATTCCCGAGGCCCCGCCCCCGATTCCCAAAGAACCTAGCAACTATGACTTTGTTTATGACTGTAACTAGACGAACGACCCCACAAGCCCCGAACCCAAACCCACCCAGCACCTACTGTACTCACTGGACCAATCCCCTTTTCTTACAAActggaacataaaaaaaaaaaacaacaacaacaacaacaaataaaaccatataatataaaaaatgaactgtgattgaaagaaaaaaggatttaTTGAACTATTTTCCTCTTGCTTCTTGCTAGACCTTTATAAGAGAGAAAATGGTGCATATTAATAGGCTCGCTGCACTTGAGGGACTCGGGGTCATCAGGTTGCCATGGAGAAGAGAAACCAGGAAGCATTTGTTTGGCCTGTCGTTGGTCGTCCTGCGTCTTCTTCCTCACTCTCCTCCTGTGTCAGATGTTTTGAAACATTTACTTCTCGGCCGAGGCGCCCGCTGTCATTTTGCTTGAAGATCGTTGTAGACAAACGCTTAGAAATTCTATTTGATTCAGCTTCCTTGTTGTCCTTTCTTTatgtttactttattatttttcctcagGGCTTTTGTGGGGGGAGGGATGATGATTGTGTAGTCCAGGAGCAGGGAGGGACGGGGGTTTTGTGTTCTGTCATCAGCTTTCCAGCAGTATTTCCTGTCACATTCTTACTTACAGTATTTGTGGCAGCTAAATGTTTCCCAAGAGGCTAAAAGGAAGGATGAAGTACATTTTAAGACAAATACTTCATGAAAATAGTCTCTTTATATCAACTCTGTCCTGCTACACATATGCTGAAGACTGTTAGAATAAGTCGATCCTCAAAATCAAGGCATTGTATTGCAGTAGAAAGcctttcttttaaatattcttaatgtaaatgttaatatCCCACCGCTGCTTTTTGCATATTGTACACACCTACACAGTGGCTTTGCCAAAAACGACCGTAAAAGCAGCACCattgtgaaacacacacacaaacacacactcgtctCTCCCTTATTTGAGTCTCTCTTGTTGTAATGACTGCTGTACACAACATTCCTAAGCAatatttgagcttttttttgtttatcatttGTAAGATGGTCATAATTTAGTGATTTTAAAATTGTGAAACTGCCAAGTAGTTGGTATTACAAAGAGGATGTTAGTGTTTTGGTCAAGGAAAgttgtcttttttgtgtgttcaggacTATATGGCCACAAAAATTGAaagtttatgtatttttttaatttaaaaagaaatcatggtTGTTATTTCTAgtatgatttatatattttccccTTCCTATTTAATatcttcagatgttttttttctttaggatTTTTCAAAGCCCCTCAAAACTGCTGTTTACATTAAAGATTTAAGAACCGTATCTACTCTTTCCTTCTGTTCCTTTCTTCATtcatgaaacacagacacaaggaTCATGCCAGTGTTTTGTATGCAGGTGGAAGACTGGTGCTTGATTAAGAGCGAACaattaaacacagaaatttGGTGTCTTTGTTTCGCTAGTTACAGTTGTTATTGTCATAACTAATCTCAAACAAAAGCTAGACATTCAatgcacatatactgtatgaaacAATCCCATATGGACCAATCTACACTGAATGTAGATTGCGCTGAAATTATCTTGTCGACAATGCAATGAACTAAGCCTACTGAAATATaccacatgaaatgaaaaaataaataaatgttgaaaagAATGATTTTGTACAAATATCTGTAACAACAAGCCAATATGATATGTTTCAAGTTCCCTTAACCTCTAAACTTCACTCTTCTTTTATCAATGACTGACTGGTGCATCAGAGAGAACAACTTGAATAGACCTCTTGCACCCGTCTAATGTTttgataatacatttatttaaaatgtttcagtctaCATAACCAACTTTAACCTTAATAAATTCCCTGCAACACCAGATAAACCCAAAACCTGAACAAAAAATCAACTGAAAccaaaatattgaataaaaacatacatattgacatttttacacttaTCAGCCCCTGTGGtgtacttttaatactttatgCACATTACATACCCATTTCGTGTACCCACAACTGTGCATTCAACCAGTcagtaaacacaacaacaacgaggACTCATGCAGCACTGACTGGTACATGCTGAAATTATTGGCTGGTCACTGAAGGTGCTCGTAATCACCAGCGGCAGAATAAagcaaagtacatttacttaattATAAAGGAAACTACCCAACAGTTTATATAAGGAAAGctgaaattattacattattaatcaGTTtcttgattgacagaaaattgtTTCATGGTTCCAGCTTGACACATGattgaattattttcattttagttCAAAATTAGCTCCACTTCAACTAAATACAACATTAAATTGTTGTGCACACATTGGTggataatatgatatataatagtATAACACTCACAGTGGCCATTCTTCTGCATTGAGTACTTTTAATACTTGTACATTTTTCTAATTATACTGTTAACTAAGTAAAGGATCTAAATACTTCCACCACtgctcatcacacacaccacatgatTGGATGGGTGGGAGATATTGTGCACAGcaccttctcctctctctctctctcaactccAGGTTGATCTCTTCTGTCCAGCTTAAATAGTCTGCAGGAGTGGCACTGGCCTCAGCGGACCGGGACAAAATTTAATGGTATTTGATGAAAATGCCTCTGTAGCCTCTGTTGTATCACCAGAGCTGTCATTTCTGAAAAGACACCGCTCTGTGCACAAACACTTTTAAATCTCTCATGTATTCAGGCTCAAACATCCTCCTACATCTTTATCAAATCTACATTTCCTCTatacaaattacattttctacctGTCAAAGAGGGATAACATTGCTATATGAAAAGGTAATATTAGTTTTGACTCAGACAATTTGCCCAACATCTCAATAATACAGTAAATGCAGCAGAACTTGCATGTAAATTGTTCTCAGATTGATCACTGTGAAGGCCACCATCATCCCTAAATATTTATGTAGAAAACAATCCGTCAAATGCTTATGATTTATGATCTACCTTTGTTTCGTGTGGAATATGTTTgccttgctgtgtgtgtgtgcctgtcctTGGTTTAGGTGCCTCGGTTTTCCCATTACATGCCTGGCTGTGTCACAGGATATTTATTTGCCTGCACATAGGTCATAGCATTCCCTTACTCCTCCGTGTGTGACACCATTTCCTGCTTGACGGCTCTATATACCAACCAACACAGGGACATCCACTGAGCTCCGTCTTCAGGGAAAGATTGTTCACTCACGAATGGATTCTGATGCCCCCATGCTCATTAGAAATGTAAGTCAGAGCCTAACAGCAGCTGTCTCACACTCTCTTGGGCAAAAACGAAAATACTCTCTCTTGACTGCCACAAAGTCTTTGAAATACTCACACACTGAGCATGCAGATGTTTCAACAGTCACGCTTAAATGGGACCATTCCTGGGAGGAGAAGCTGTGGTGTGTTGTGAGCCAAGCAAAGCCAGTCTGTGAAGTGGATTAGTCACTTGAGCTGATGGCCCTGATGAAACTGTATTAGCCACTTGTTAGTAAGgtcagaagagaaaaagaagaagaagacaaatgcAAAGCgaggacaaatcaacagaaacgagttgcaataaacaaataaaaaaactatataattaataaatagaTCAAACCccagtgtactgtatgtacatcacaaaacagaaatataactTTACAATGCTCTCCACTACCAAGAAATAAACATTAAGGAACATTCTGCCCTCAACCATTTGAAACTTACacaatttgttttattcatttagaatATAAGTTTCTTAAattctgtgtaaagtaagaataaaaatgtgtactgagtttgtcagactaaaatagaaagtgtttttaaccacccagccaaatttgaattaataaaaatatcaacaagtttatgaaattaggtgtcaaaatcgggtaaaaatgagcagctcagctccaggactgtgggggtgtgtccaCTGATGTGCTGaagcctcagtgtgtcatcgagccaccctttagaactgccaaaaaaaaaaaacctggactgaaaactggtgaaaaacagttttataacAGCGTTCTATGAagtattttcacatgtttcagcaactattttccaacatgttcaatgtattttgaaagaaatctcagaatcgCCTTCACGCGGAATTTAAATACAGACTCTGGAGGTAGGCCAAGTTGTCCTTTAATCAGATGATGGTGGTTTAATCTCTGATTCCTCCATTCTACATGTCAGAAAAGAAGATGCTGCAAATCAGTTGCCAttggtgtatgaatggttaCCCCCTTAAAAAACTGATGGGCGGTTGGTGCCTGGCATGGAAGATGCAGTGTATGAATAAATGTGAacgggtgaatgagatatgtagtgtaaaagcaccttgagtgtCTGGAAGACTAGAAATGAactgctatataagtacagtccattttacatttatacttaatgaaaaaatgtgaattaaatatGCATATAGGAATTTGGTTAAATTGGAAAT
Protein-coding regions in this window:
- the elmo1 gene encoding engulfment and cell motility protein 1 isoform X5, with protein sequence MQVVREQIMRALTLKPNSLDQFKSRLQNLSYTEILKIRQSERMNQEDFQSRPILELREKIQPEIMELIKQQRLNRLCEGTCFRKISSRRRQDKFWYCRLSPNHKVLHYGDLEESPQGEVPHDSLQDKLPVADIKAVITGKDCPHMKEKGALKQNKEVLELAFSVLYESDEYLNFIAPDKHEYCVWTDGLNALLGKEMTSDYTKSDMDTLLSMEMKLRLLDLENIQIPEAPPPIPKEPSNYDFVYDCN